A region of Paenibacillus sp. 37 DNA encodes the following proteins:
- the purL gene encoding phosphoribosylformylglycinamidine synthase subunit PurL has product MTQQLSAKEPTAEQVAEHKLYAQMGVSDSEYELICEFMGRKPNYTEIGVFSVMWSEHCAYKNSKPLLRRFPTTGPRVLMGPGEGAGIVDIGDNQAVVFKIESHNHPSAVEPYQGAATGVGGIIRDIFSMGARPVAILNSLRFGKLESDRVKYLFEHVVAGIAGYGNCIGIPTVGGEVMFDESYEGNPLVNAMCVGLIDHDKIQRGVAKGVGNPVYYVGPPTGRDGIHGATFASVELTEESESQRTAVQVGDPFMEKLVMESCLELIDTGIVLGIQDMGAAGLTCSSAEMASKAGNGLELYLDQVPQREEGMTPYEMMLSESQERMLFVVEPKDEAQAMEIFERWGVICAKVGKVTDDGRLKLIHHGEVVGDMPVTALVDECPVYDKPSSVPAYYEQSASIDTLRYDEVSDLGGALKQVLASPTVASKKWIYDQYDYMVRTSTAVRPGSDAAVVTIRGTRKGLAMTTDCNGRYVYLDPEVGGRIAVSEAARNIVCSGAEPLAITDNLNFGNPEKPDIFWQMEKAVDGMAEACRVLDTPVIGGNVSLYNENAKGSIYPTPVVGMVGLVHDTDHITTQAFKSEGDVIILLGETKAELGGSELQYAVHGQTEGRPPELNLQTEKALLGTVLEAIQSGLVRSAHDLSEGGLAVALAESCISGNVGAQVNVETALRADHALFSESQSRILLSATPEQAGKLEAFVRERGVPVAVIGRVEGSNLTIELNGTSAVSEPVGGLAQVWEDAIPCLMN; this is encoded by the coding sequence ATGACGCAGCAGCTATCCGCTAAGGAACCAACAGCAGAACAGGTCGCAGAACATAAACTTTACGCACAAATGGGCGTATCTGACAGCGAGTATGAGCTGATCTGTGAGTTCATGGGCCGCAAGCCAAACTACACGGAAATTGGTGTGTTCAGTGTAATGTGGTCTGAGCATTGTGCTTATAAAAACTCCAAGCCATTGCTGCGCCGTTTCCCAACCACTGGACCACGTGTCCTGATGGGACCTGGTGAAGGTGCCGGTATCGTGGATATCGGTGATAACCAGGCCGTTGTATTCAAAATTGAAAGCCATAACCATCCTTCCGCGGTTGAGCCTTATCAAGGTGCGGCAACAGGTGTGGGCGGCATTATCCGTGATATTTTCTCCATGGGTGCAAGACCGGTAGCAATACTGAACTCCCTGCGTTTCGGTAAGCTGGAGAGTGATCGCGTTAAATATTTGTTCGAACATGTGGTAGCGGGTATTGCTGGATACGGTAACTGTATCGGTATTCCTACCGTTGGTGGCGAAGTGATGTTTGATGAGAGCTATGAAGGCAATCCGCTGGTTAACGCCATGTGTGTGGGTCTGATTGATCATGACAAGATCCAGCGCGGTGTAGCTAAAGGTGTAGGTAACCCAGTCTATTATGTTGGGCCACCGACAGGCCGCGATGGTATTCATGGAGCAACCTTTGCATCGGTTGAACTGACGGAAGAATCCGAGTCCCAACGGACAGCGGTTCAGGTCGGTGACCCGTTTATGGAGAAACTGGTGATGGAATCTTGTCTGGAATTGATCGACACGGGCATCGTGCTCGGAATTCAGGATATGGGTGCTGCGGGTCTGACATGTTCGAGTGCAGAGATGGCAAGTAAAGCGGGTAACGGTCTGGAACTGTATCTGGATCAGGTACCACAGCGTGAAGAAGGCATGACCCCTTACGAGATGATGTTGTCTGAGTCCCAAGAACGGATGTTGTTCGTTGTTGAGCCGAAGGATGAGGCGCAGGCGATGGAAATCTTTGAACGTTGGGGCGTAATCTGTGCCAAAGTTGGTAAAGTAACGGATGACGGCCGTCTGAAATTGATCCACCACGGCGAAGTGGTCGGAGATATGCCGGTAACGGCTTTGGTTGACGAATGTCCAGTCTATGACAAACCTTCTTCTGTACCTGCCTACTACGAGCAAAGTGCTTCCATCGACACGCTTCGTTACGACGAAGTGTCGGATCTCGGCGGAGCGCTGAAACAAGTGCTGGCTTCACCAACAGTAGCAAGTAAAAAATGGATTTATGATCAATACGACTACATGGTGCGTACAAGCACTGCTGTTCGTCCAGGTTCGGATGCGGCTGTAGTTACGATTCGTGGCACACGCAAAGGTCTCGCAATGACAACGGACTGTAACGGACGTTATGTGTATCTTGATCCTGAAGTTGGCGGACGGATTGCCGTGAGTGAAGCTGCGCGTAACATTGTATGTTCTGGTGCAGAGCCACTGGCAATTACGGACAACCTGAACTTTGGTAACCCGGAGAAGCCGGATATTTTCTGGCAAATGGAGAAAGCGGTAGACGGTATGGCAGAAGCTTGCCGTGTGCTGGATACACCGGTAATCGGTGGTAACGTAAGTCTGTATAACGAAAACGCCAAAGGCTCCATCTATCCAACGCCAGTTGTCGGTATGGTAGGTCTCGTTCATGATACGGATCATATCACGACACAAGCATTCAAATCCGAAGGTGATGTGATCATCCTCCTCGGTGAGACAAAAGCTGAACTAGGCGGTAGCGAGCTGCAATACGCGGTTCATGGTCAAACGGAAGGTCGTCCACCAGAACTGAATTTGCAAACGGAAAAAGCGTTGCTGGGAACCGTGCTGGAAGCTATTCAATCCGGTCTCGTTCGCTCTGCACATGACTTGTCTGAAGGTGGCTTGGCTGTAGCACTCGCAGAGTCTTGTATCAGCGGTAACGTAGGAGCACAGGTGAATGTGGAGACTGCACTGCGTGCAGATCACGCCCTGTTCAGTGAGAGTCAATCCCGTATCTTGTTGTCGGCTACGCCAGAGCAAGCGGGTAAACTTGAAGCATTTGTACGTGAGCGTGGTGTACCTGTAGCTGTGATTGGACGTGTAGAAGGAAGTAACCTGACGATTGAATTGAACGGAACATCAGCCGTGAGCGAACCTGTAGGAGGTTTGGCTCAGGTCTGGGAGGATGCGATTCCATGTCTCATGAACTGA